From Halobacteriovorax sp. GB3, a single genomic window includes:
- a CDS encoding trypsin-like serine peptidase, translating to MKIRKILSAAILMSAFNTMAVDKVVYGEDNRLDLFEVERALHLDLASSTAGMIPNYRVEDLNDGTVKLSGSKLSVCSGEKFNGQLTAANCSGFLVGHKGKQYMVTAGHCVTSQSACKDSKWVFDYKMNEAGQQEHIISKNSVYSCKRLVERKLISSTKDDYAVIELDREVTDRAALNIRYEGEIEVGEEVLVIGHPTGLPTKVAGDAFVRDASRSKYFETNLDTFAGNSGSAVFNAASGTVEGILVRGHTDYEWKRVNGKSCKAPVYCQMDSCRGEDVTKITSIDFFQN from the coding sequence ATGAAAATTAGGAAGATTTTATCAGCTGCAATCCTTATGTCAGCTTTCAACACTATGGCCGTCGATAAAGTAGTTTACGGTGAAGATAATAGATTAGACCTATTCGAAGTAGAAAGAGCGCTACACCTTGACCTTGCATCTTCAACTGCGGGAATGATTCCAAACTATAGAGTAGAAGACCTTAACGATGGTACGGTTAAACTAAGTGGTAGCAAACTAAGTGTTTGTAGCGGTGAAAAATTTAACGGTCAATTAACAGCGGCCAATTGCTCTGGTTTCCTAGTAGGACACAAAGGAAAGCAATATATGGTAACAGCAGGTCACTGTGTAACGAGCCAATCAGCTTGTAAAGATTCAAAGTGGGTATTTGACTACAAGATGAACGAAGCTGGGCAACAAGAGCACATCATTTCTAAAAACAGCGTTTATAGCTGTAAGAGACTTGTTGAGAGAAAGCTAATCTCTTCTACTAAGGATGACTACGCTGTTATCGAATTAGACAGAGAAGTTACAGACAGAGCGGCCCTTAATATCCGTTATGAAGGTGAAATCGAAGTTGGAGAAGAAGTTCTCGTTATTGGTCACCCAACTGGTCTTCCAACAAAAGTTGCTGGAGATGCTTTCGTAAGAGATGCTTCTAGAAGTAAATATTTTGAAACAAACCTTGATACATTCGCAGGAAACTCTGGATCAGCAGTTTTCAATGCAGCATCAGGAACAGTAGAAGGGATTCTTGTTCGTGGACATACTGACTACGAGTGGAAAAGAGTTAACGGGAAAAGTTGTAAAGCTCCTGTTTACTGTCAAATGGACTCTTGTCGTGGAGAGGACGTAACAAAAATTACAAGTATTGATTTCTTTCAAAACTAA
- a CDS encoding RNA recognition motif domain-containing protein, whose product MKKPSSVTIYVGNLNYNRDEKKIKHLFSRYGYVKEVHLVKDNKTEKSKGYGFVIMPKLADATKAIEALNGKEVDGRTLKVSIAKEREDIIAKPIEIVKEKIKKKDRPKKHGLQVLFNNLKK is encoded by the coding sequence ATGAAAAAGCCAAGCTCAGTCACTATTTACGTCGGTAACCTCAATTACAACAGAGACGAAAAGAAAATTAAACACCTCTTCTCTCGTTACGGTTATGTTAAGGAAGTTCACCTCGTAAAAGACAATAAGACTGAAAAAAGCAAGGGCTACGGTTTTGTGATCATGCCTAAACTTGCCGATGCCACAAAGGCCATTGAAGCCCTTAATGGAAAAGAAGTTGATGGTCGTACTCTTAAAGTTAGTATTGCAAAAGAGCGCGAAGATATTATTGCAAAGCCAATCGAAATTGTTAAAGAGAAGATCAAAAAGAAAGACCGTCCTAAGAAGCACGGACTTCAAGTTCTATTTAACAACCTAAAAAAGTAA
- a CDS encoding urocanate hydratase, whose translation MTREEFQQAISQGIPNELPPKKEYEPQINHAPKRKKILNKEEEKLALRNALRYFPKKFHAELIEEFKEELEKYGRIYMYRFRPDYKIHARSINEYPHKSVQAAAIMLMLSNNLDYAVAQHPHELITYGGNGAVFQNWAQYLLTMQYLSEMTDEQTLVLKSGHPAGLFPSNKEAPRVVVTNGMMIPNYSQPDDWEKFNALGVTQYGQMTAGSFMYIGPQGIVHGTTITVLNAGRKISNGQTDLAGKIFVSAGLGGMSGAQPKAAVIAGCVGVIAEVNPKAVKTRHEQGWVDEVYDDLDKIIPRIKEASANKEAVSIAFQGNIVNLWERFVEEDMLIHLGSDQTSLHNPWAGGYYPADLTFEQSNELMANDPEKFKEEVQKTLRRHVDAVNALSDKGMYFFDYGNAFLLESSRAGADIMKENGDFKYPSYVQDIMGPMCFDYGFGPFRWVCASSLDEDLELTDKIATEVLEKLMKESPSEIQQQMQDNIQWIQGAGENKLVVGSKARILYADSDGRIEIALAFNKAIRDGKLKGPVVLGRDHHDVSGTDSPYRETSNIYDGSRFTADMAVQNFVGDSFRGATWISLHNGGGVGWGEVINGGFGMVLDGSEDCDRRIKSMLFWDVNNGINRRAWARNEGAIFAIKRAMEKEPNLKVTLPNLVDDSLLS comes from the coding sequence ATGACTCGAGAAGAATTCCAACAAGCGATCTCTCAAGGGATCCCTAACGAACTTCCCCCTAAAAAAGAGTATGAGCCACAAATTAATCATGCTCCAAAAAGAAAGAAGATTCTTAATAAAGAAGAAGAGAAACTTGCTCTTAGAAATGCTCTTCGCTACTTCCCAAAAAAGTTTCACGCTGAGCTAATTGAAGAATTCAAAGAAGAACTTGAAAAGTATGGGCGTATTTATATGTATCGCTTTCGTCCAGATTATAAAATTCACGCACGCTCAATCAACGAATACCCACATAAATCAGTACAAGCAGCAGCGATTATGCTCATGCTTTCAAATAACTTAGACTACGCCGTTGCCCAACACCCTCATGAGCTTATCACTTATGGTGGAAATGGAGCTGTTTTTCAAAACTGGGCGCAATACCTTTTAACAATGCAGTACTTAAGTGAAATGACTGACGAGCAAACTCTCGTTTTAAAGTCAGGACATCCAGCAGGTCTCTTTCCATCAAACAAAGAAGCCCCAAGAGTTGTCGTCACTAATGGGATGATGATTCCAAATTACTCTCAACCAGATGATTGGGAAAAGTTTAATGCCTTAGGTGTTACTCAGTACGGACAAATGACGGCAGGTTCTTTTATGTACATTGGTCCACAAGGAATTGTTCACGGCACAACGATTACGGTTCTCAATGCGGGAAGAAAGATTTCCAATGGACAAACAGACCTCGCAGGAAAAATCTTTGTCTCAGCTGGACTTGGAGGAATGAGTGGAGCTCAACCAAAGGCCGCTGTTATTGCCGGTTGTGTCGGAGTTATTGCCGAAGTGAATCCAAAGGCCGTTAAAACTCGTCACGAACAAGGCTGGGTTGATGAAGTCTACGATGATCTCGATAAAATTATTCCAAGAATTAAAGAAGCTAGCGCCAATAAAGAAGCCGTTTCAATTGCCTTCCAAGGAAATATTGTCAATCTCTGGGAGCGCTTTGTAGAAGAAGATATGCTCATCCACCTTGGATCAGATCAAACTTCTCTTCACAACCCTTGGGCCGGTGGATACTACCCAGCTGACTTAACATTTGAGCAGTCAAATGAATTAATGGCCAATGATCCAGAGAAGTTTAAAGAAGAAGTTCAAAAGACTCTTAGAAGACATGTCGATGCTGTTAATGCTCTATCAGATAAGGGAATGTATTTCTTTGACTACGGAAATGCCTTTCTTCTTGAATCTTCAAGAGCTGGTGCTGATATCATGAAAGAAAATGGTGATTTCAAATACCCTTCTTACGTTCAAGATATCATGGGTCCGATGTGTTTTGATTATGGGTTTGGACCTTTTAGATGGGTCTGTGCCAGTTCACTTGATGAAGATCTCGAACTAACAGATAAAATTGCAACAGAAGTTTTAGAAAAGCTCATGAAAGAATCTCCAAGTGAGATTCAACAGCAGATGCAGGATAATATTCAATGGATTCAAGGTGCCGGAGAAAATAAGCTCGTCGTTGGCTCCAAAGCAAGAATCCTCTACGCCGATAGCGATGGAAGAATTGAAATCGCCCTGGCCTTCAATAAGGCCATTAGAGATGGAAAACTGAAAGGTCCAGTCGTTCTTGGTAGAGACCATCACGACGTCTCAGGAACAGACTCTCCTTATCGTGAGACCTCAAATATTTATGATGGTTCACGTTTTACGGCCGATATGGCGGTTCAAAACTTCGTTGGAGACTCTTTTAGAGGAGCAACGTGGATTTCACTTCATAACGGTGGTGGCGTTGGCTGGGGCGAAGTTATCAACGGTGGTTTTGGAATGGTTCTCGATGGTTCTGAAGATTGTGATAGAAGAATTAAATCAATGCTCTTTTGGGACGTAAATAACGGTATCAATCGACGTGCATGGGCCAGGAATGAAGGGGCCATCTTTGCCATTAAAAGGGCCATGGAAAAAGAGCCTAATCTCAAAGTCACTCTTCCAAATCTTGTCGATGACTCACTACTATCTTAA